The following coding sequences lie in one Sesamum indicum cultivar Zhongzhi No. 13 linkage group LG9, S_indicum_v1.0, whole genome shotgun sequence genomic window:
- the LOC105169952 gene encoding uncharacterized protein LOC105169952: protein MSRKRNAIVAAGLVAFASAGLAFPFYMASTSSKAPVIDSSKPLPPQATFRGPYINTGSRDVGPDHQTYPKK from the exons ATGTCCCGCAAACGCAATGCCATTGTTGCAGCAGGCTTAGTAGCTTTTGCATCAGCAGGCTTGGCATTTCCGTTTTACATGGC GTCCACGTCATCGAAAGCTCCTGTCATAGATTCATCAAAACCATTGCCCCCTCAAGCTACTTTTCGAGGACCTTATATTAACACGGGTTCACGCGATGTTGGACCTGATCATCAAACTTATCCAAAGAAATAA
- the LOC105169953 gene encoding cyclin-dependent kinases regulatory subunit 1, translating to MGQIQYSDKYFDDTYEYRHVVLPPEVAKLLPKNRLLSENEWRAIGVQQSRGWVHYAIHRPEPHIMLFRRPLNYQQQQENQAQQNMLAK from the exons ATGGGTCAGATCCAGTACTCGGACAAGTACTTTGATGATACCTACGAGTACAG ACACGTGGTTCTTCCACCTGAGGTGGCCAAACTGCTTCCGAAGAATCGCCTTCTCTCAGAA AATGAATGGCGTGCTATTGGAGTTCAGCAGAGCCGTGGATGGGTCCACTATGCAATCCACCGTCCGGAGCCACACATCATGCTCTTTAGGAGGCCACTGAACTATCAGCAGCAGCAGGAAAATCAAGCTCAGCAGAACATGCTTGCCAAGTGA